The Metabacillus litoralis genome contains a region encoding:
- a CDS encoding cation diffusion facilitator family transporter — protein MENTNLKKAEKGVWISIAAYVFLSTVKLISGYMGNSDALKADGLNNLTDVIASVTVLVGLRFAQKPADENHKYGHSRAETIASLIASIIMFTVGIQVIVDAFNNLRSPAETTPQLFTAFVALFCAIFMFFVYRYNRNLSKKLESKALYAASQDNRSDALVSIGAVIGIVGAYLGWGFLDPIVAGIVGLIIIHTAYGIFKEAVHDLTDGYDAEKLKEIEETIKNTPGVTFVKDIKARVSGNQTTVDAIVFVKSTLSVVEGHGITDKIEERLRDMYNIERVHIHIEPH, from the coding sequence ATGGAAAATACTAATTTAAAGAAAGCCGAGAAAGGTGTATGGATCAGCATAGCCGCTTATGTTTTTCTATCTACAGTTAAGCTAATTTCCGGTTATATGGGAAATTCAGATGCCTTAAAAGCTGATGGATTAAATAACTTAACGGACGTCATTGCATCTGTAACTGTTTTAGTCGGACTAAGGTTTGCCCAAAAGCCTGCTGATGAGAATCATAAATATGGTCATTCTAGAGCAGAAACAATTGCTTCGTTAATTGCTTCGATCATTATGTTTACAGTTGGTATACAAGTTATTGTCGATGCTTTTAATAATCTAAGATCTCCGGCAGAGACTACACCACAGCTGTTTACAGCGTTTGTTGCTTTATTTTGTGCGATTTTCATGTTTTTTGTTTATCGATATAATCGTAATTTATCCAAAAAACTTGAAAGTAAGGCACTTTATGCTGCTTCACAGGATAACCGTTCTGATGCCTTAGTGAGTATAGGTGCCGTAATCGGGATTGTTGGAGCTTATTTAGGTTGGGGCTTTTTAGATCCTATTGTTGCAGGGATTGTGGGGCTAATCATTATTCATACTGCATACGGAATATTTAAAGAAGCTGTTCATGATTTAACAGATGGCTATGATGCGGAGAAATTAAAAGAAATAGAAGAAACGATTAAAAATACACCAGGAGTTACGTTCGTAAAAGATATAAAGGCTCGCGTTTCTGGAAATCAAACCACAGTTGATGCGATCGTTTTTGTGAAATCCACTCTTTCAGTAGTGGAGGGACATGGCATTACAGATAAAATCGAGGAAAGACTTCGAGATATGTATAATATTGAAAGAGTTCATATCCATATAGAGCCACACTAA
- a CDS encoding dihydrolipoamide acetyltransferase family protein — protein sequence MPTDVLMPKLGLTMTSGNVDEWFKQEGEAVKKGEPICSISSEKLTMDVEAPDDGVLVKVIAQQGAEVPVKEVIGIVAQQGETIHTQPANSSPDRTLEKREKEQKNVILTKEQIETQSGRVFASPLARKLAKDKNINLALVQGTGGNNRITKRDIEAYEMTSSREIAPTTEIISTPVNTIETNLGAGLTGMRKVIAKRMRSSLAQSAQLTIHRKADLTAFSKFKNNIQNHLTETEIAGSLSLTVYVAKATILALKEYPEINSWYEQDTNGLRTFEEVHLGMATALSDGLMVPVIKNAHQMSLKELSANISRTTQSAREGSLSNEQITGSTFTITNLGQSGVEYFTPILNTPESGILGVGSLQEKLTLDDEGQVMKSKELPLSLTFDHQIIDGAPAAEFLGRIIYYLENPYLLIL from the coding sequence ATGCCAACAGATGTTTTAATGCCCAAGTTAGGCTTAACCATGACGAGTGGTAATGTCGATGAATGGTTCAAACAAGAAGGTGAAGCTGTAAAAAAGGGAGAGCCGATTTGCTCCATTAGTTCGGAAAAATTAACGATGGATGTAGAAGCACCAGATGATGGGGTGTTAGTAAAAGTGATCGCACAGCAGGGAGCTGAAGTGCCAGTTAAAGAGGTAATTGGCATTGTGGCTCAACAAGGTGAAACCATCCATACTCAACCTGCCAACTCATCCCCTGATCGTACACTTGAAAAACGAGAAAAAGAACAGAAGAATGTAATATTGACCAAAGAACAAATAGAAACACAATCAGGACGTGTGTTTGCAAGTCCACTTGCTAGGAAATTAGCAAAAGACAAAAATATAAATCTCGCTTTAGTTCAAGGAACAGGTGGAAATAACCGAATTACAAAAAGAGATATTGAAGCGTATGAAATGACTTCTTCTAGGGAGATAGCTCCTACGACTGAAATCATTTCAACTCCAGTCAACACAATTGAGACAAACCTTGGGGCAGGACTTACAGGAATGCGAAAGGTGATTGCCAAACGAATGAGGAGTAGTTTAGCTCAATCCGCACAGTTAACGATACATCGAAAAGCTGATTTGACTGCATTCTCAAAATTTAAAAACAATATACAGAATCATCTGACCGAAACAGAAATCGCAGGTAGTCTTAGTCTTACTGTTTATGTCGCCAAAGCAACAATTCTTGCATTAAAGGAGTACCCTGAAATAAATAGTTGGTATGAACAGGATACAAATGGACTTAGAACCTTTGAAGAAGTTCATCTTGGTATGGCAACAGCTTTATCAGATGGACTTATGGTACCAGTCATAAAGAATGCTCATCAAATGAGCTTAAAAGAATTAAGTGCAAACATTTCAAGAACAACTCAATCTGCACGAGAAGGCAGCCTTTCAAACGAACAAATAACAGGTTCAACATTCACTATAACAAACCTAGGGCAAAGTGGTGTCGAATATTTCACTCCAATTCTAAATACACCTGAATCAGGTATTTTAGGGGTGGGAAGTCTTCAAGAAAAACTCACTCTTGATGATGAAGGTCAAGTAATGAAGAGCAAAGAACTGCCACTAAGCTTAACGTTTGATCATCAAATCATCGATGGAGCACCAGCTGCTGAGTTTTTGGGAAGAATTATTTATTATTTAGAAAATCCTTATTTACTTATCTTATAG
- a CDS encoding alpha-ketoacid dehydrogenase subunit beta, translated as MERKITMMQAINEALDIAMAQDERVILLGEDIAGGTTVEHLNETGAWGGVFGLTRGLVEKYGIERVIDTPISEMGYMGAAVGAAATGLRPIPELMFNDFLGFCFDTILGQGSKMRYMFGGKATIPMTVRTNHGAGASAAAQHSGSYYGILGSIPGIKVVVPSNPYDAKGLLLSSIEDDNIVVFSEDKTIYGMKGEVPEGHYTVEIGKAKVKREGTDLTIVSIGKMLYVAEEVANRLAEQDVSVEVIDLLTVAPWDQETVIDSVKKTNRLIVIDESNPHNNTATDIASVVSDKAFDFLDAPVKCICAPNTPVPFAKNLEELYIPNADKVLKVAEDIIFDLKKRILV; from the coding sequence GGGTGAAGATATCGCAGGTGGTACCACTGTTGAGCACTTAAACGAAACAGGAGCATGGGGTGGTGTTTTTGGTTTAACAAGAGGATTAGTGGAAAAATACGGAATAGAACGCGTCATTGACACACCGATTTCTGAGATGGGTTATATGGGCGCAGCTGTTGGGGCAGCAGCAACAGGGCTACGACCTATTCCTGAATTAATGTTTAATGATTTTCTTGGGTTCTGCTTTGATACGATCCTAGGACAAGGATCAAAAATGCGTTATATGTTTGGGGGGAAAGCAACAATTCCGATGACAGTCCGGACTAATCATGGAGCCGGTGCATCAGCTGCAGCACAGCATTCAGGGTCATATTACGGAATTCTTGGTTCTATACCAGGAATCAAAGTGGTTGTTCCGTCTAATCCATACGATGCAAAAGGATTGCTTCTTTCTTCTATTGAAGATGATAACATTGTTGTATTCTCAGAGGATAAAACCATTTACGGAATGAAGGGGGAAGTTCCGGAGGGTCATTATACTGTCGAAATTGGTAAAGCAAAAGTAAAAAGAGAAGGTACTGACTTAACAATTGTTTCAATCGGAAAAATGTTGTATGTAGCAGAAGAGGTCGCAAATCGTTTAGCAGAACAAGACGTCTCTGTCGAAGTGATTGATCTGTTAACAGTCGCTCCATGGGATCAGGAGACTGTCATAGATTCTGTTAAAAAAACAAACCGGTTAATTGTTATTGATGAATCGAATCCTCACAATAATACAGCTACAGACATTGCAAGCGTTGTTTCAGACAAGGCATTTGATTTTTTAGATGCGCCAGTTAAATGTATTTGTGCACCGAACACACCTGTTCCTTTTGCAAAGAACCTTGAAGAGCTTTATATTCCAAATGCAGATAAAGTCTTAAAAGTAGCAGAAGATATTATCTTTGATTTAAAAAAGAGAATCTTAGTATAA